The window ggctgagagggttcaaacagagtcaagaggctactctgaggtcagtcttatgcaagcttcagttagaccttgctgcctatcataacttgccaaacaccaaccaaaaacattcctgccaatccttaagaacacctagggcgatatACAAAATTCTACAAAGTGAATCACAAAATAgtgattccatgcactagggtaactttccagatacCTACAATCTCCAAAagggtccctggaacagataaatcctgaaacctagagggcccagcctctccaagacatcagatagttccaactctctaccccatattatcaccagccccttccaacctgaaaaagttagaatgaccatagcccaaatattcctgaagAGTGAGATAAAAAGATCATGATCATGGTGGGGTTACACAGAGAatttagggtttaacaaatgagtatgatggttgaatcattaaagtgatatttcttttagtctccagtatcttagagcagctagaagtaaacctaaaactgtggaattgtaactcataccaaactcggaaatctgttctacaaccaaatGTTGTGCTGagatttgacatttattgcttttttgtatatatgctatttttcacagaaaagatatctattccttctgccctatatcctggagcagctagaaggacaaatctgagaggatggtatggtagcccatgacaaactctgggatctgtcctgtaactacttgttgaaaagtgctttgaaaactattgcttttttttctttctttgctttgtatgtatcctatattatacaattaaaattttctttttaaaaatcacatgaagagtTCCTCATCTTCATTGACTATAAGAAAGAAGCAATTTAAGATAGCAAtgaataccacctcacacctgcaAGAATGGCTCCtgttaaataaacaggaaattataaatgttggagatgatgtggaaaaattggaacacttatgaaCTGCTGGcaagaatgtataatggttcagccactgtggaagacagtttgacaattccttagaaaactaaatattgagttgttctatgacccagcaatagcaatactcagtatataccaagaagattttagggcagtgacacaaacggacatttgaccactgatattcatagcaacagTTTTCACAATTATCTAGAGATGGAAAGAAttcaggtgtccatcaacagatgagtgcataaacaaaatgtggtatatacatatgatggaatactttGCAGCAGTTAGACAAAATTATGctccaaaacatatgacaacatggatgaaccttgaggacataatgctgagtgaaataagtcagacacaaaaggccagatactgtatgatttcattattatgactttGGTAAATCCTCCagcgttttggagcagctagaaggaaaaacttgggATGAGGGCATGGttgcccatggcaaactctgggactTGCTCTGTAgctgtttgttgaagagtgctttgaaatttactgcctttttctttctttgccttgattatatatgttatattttacaacaaaaattgtaaaaataaaactataggcagctatagtaatattagataaaatatattcttgaaataaaaaacttgaaaatgtttagtatcataggtcattattatagcaaagttgatatttgtaatacctttctacttggtattttgagaatgtacacagttttgatGATTAAACAAATCatatttaatattgtatttaatatttagaatctaagaaaccTTGATATCTGCATCTGTAGATTTTTCCTtacttgcttatttttaaattcatttatgaaAGATATTATACAAACAGcttttatgatgattacttaggtattttattttaagtaaatatgCCTACAGAGAAATTAACTAAggtatccattttaggtggttaagattttcaaatgttaattgtaaaaacatttgcatctttatattttcctgaaattaggaaaatgtgtAGTAGTATACATCATTACTATAACAgcattgatatttgtaataactttttacttgatatttggGAACATTACAGATTGACAGCCAATCAACTGGtgtttaagttagtgtttaatatttaaaatttaagaaactgtgctccctgaatttgtagatttcttccttgctgccttaattttaaatttgttcatgaaacttactgtgcaaacacaggttttacaatgattatttggatactttatttaaacttgcctaaagtttttttttttggtggttctaagtgtaatcttaaataaaaatattaaaaaagaatgactgtaagataaaaatcagagaaactgaaatttgaattttaactgGCTTAGATAATATCATATCAGTATCAAATTCTcttgcattttaaatatatacttttacaGTGATTACACAATAGAATGCtttattcttagaaaatatgCATTGTGGAATTAAGGGGTAATAATAGAAAATGCCATGAATTTACCCTTAAGTGTTTAAGAAAaagtacatttatatttttaaataaatggaaaaaaggaaagaaagaaagagagagaagaggagagagaaagggaaagaaagaaagaaagaaagaaagaaagaaagaaagaaagaaagaaagaaagaaagaaagaaagaaagaaagaaagaaagaaagaaagaaagaaagaaagaaagaaagaaagaaagaaagaaagaaagaaggaaagaaagaaagaaagaaagaaggaaggaaggaaggaaggaaggaaggaaggaaggaaggaaggaaggaaggaaggaaagaaagaaataaagggaaagaaaagaaggaagcaatGACTGAACAAagggaggatggatggatggatggatgaatggatggatggatggatggatggatggatggatggatggatggaaaagCACAAAGTGGAACGAAGTGTAGACAATGAGTGATTCTGGATAAAAGATGGTATGTGACTGACTTGTActattcttaaaatgttttctgtCAGAATGAACTTATGTCAACTTTAGTTTAAAATGAGGGAGATTGTTTGAGTTTCCTGGCTGCTAGGTCATGCAATAGGTTGGCTCAAACAACAGGAATTCTTGGCTCTAGTTTGAGATGAGGCACTATGAGGGCAAGAGATGCTTTCCCCCTGGGGACTGTGGCATTATGGTTTGAGCTGCTGGGCTCCCttgtccttggctttcctgtctcATGACAGTGCACAAggcggcctctcctggctgctctctcctctttcctttgaCTTCCAGCCACTTGCTGCCTCCCTCTCACTCTCACTCGGTAAACCTccctaaagtaacctcatcagtaTCTCCTACCTACAGGGGTTTAAGCCCATAGGAGAGGATTCAGTTTGAGAACATTGTTTCTGGGGTTTATAGCTCCAACCTCTCACAGTAACCACATCAGATATGAAAAGTGACATCAAAAGATAAGTTCACATAACAAAGCTCAGATTCTTATCTACCATGTTTAAAAGTATTTACTCTGAACTTGTACCCAAATCCATTACATAGTCCAAAGTAAAACTCTGTATTATGTCACCTGCTGAGACCCTCAAATCCTGTAGAGTTTATTATAATGTACTATAAAACTACTATTAAAGAATACACAAAGTATtttctatatgaaaaaatattttaaaactgagaaataataTTCTAAATCTGCAAGCATTCATATGTTTGCTGTTACAGAAAATGAGGAGTTTTCACTAAAAAGATTTATCTGCATTCCACAGGATaggcaaaaattattttagatcTGTACATCTAATGTtatatttcctctcttcttttattttctttctcttttatgcaTACCACCCTTCATGGAAATTTTCATCTCAATAAATACAGAGGTTACCACCTTTGTACATAGTCTCCAAGAATGCCTAAAAAAGGGTTTGGATTTTActacatataaatttgataaagaTTTATCTTCATTTCTGAAAGCTGTAAATGTGTAACCTATACTTCACAGTTCCTGGCAGGATATTTTGCTTTCTAGCAAGACCCTGATATCAGAAAATACATATTCCCCCTTTGCACATGGCACATGACTGTCTTTTCATCCCTGAGAAGATTATTCTCATCTGATATTCCTCCTTGCTGATATTCCAACATtctctaaaatatggacaataattatcaattattatgtatatatacataatacaaattaaatatgatatatattgtgtttgctttgttttgtgcaTTACACTTTTACTGGGGCTGCAGGAGTTACACCcgttgttattttttaaagtttcttttttgtgaaatgtaacatgtaTACTGAAAAGTGATGGATTCAAAGTACTTTTTCACAAGTAGTTATGCTAGCTagcatttttctaaaatatattttcaaaaacctTAAAGTACATTTTGCAATGTGGGGGAAAAGAAGGCAGACTGAGTTTGCCTCCCAAACTAACATATCCACATTCTGATCCATGGAACCTGTGAGTGTGCTGTTCCAAGGAACAATTAAGACTGCTCATgagctgaccttaaaatagggagcATAGCCTCAATTATCCAGGTGGGTCCAGTATCATCCCAACATTTCTTTAAAGTGTCAGAGGACAGCAAAAGAGGAGGCTGAATCAGGAGAGAATAAAATATGCTGCTTGTCTGGAGAGTAGAAGGGGCTGTGCAGAAAGGGAGGCAGGTGgctttagaagctggaaaagcaAGAAACTGGATTCTCCCCAGAACCATCAGAAGGAACTCAGCACTGCCAGCACCTTGACTTTCACCTCGGGAGATCTGCATTGGACTTCTGACCCCCAGAACTGTAGGATGACACAGTTGTGTTCTTTTAAACCACGTTTGTGGAAATTAACTATAGCAGCCACAGGAATCTAACACTAACTAAATCATGCTCAGAGCTTCCACCACCCTGTTAAGAAATGGCTCCTTCACTCTCTGCCCCTTATTTTCTACTCACTTTTTTTACTAACCCAGACACTGTGTGAGCCACAGCTCATTTATGTGAAGATTCTAGCATTGTGTGATAAAATAAGAAGGGGTGATGAGGGTAAAAAAGGGAAAGGAGTAGAAgccagaatgagagaaaaagaaagaatagtaaTAGGAAAGAAAAGTGAGAAGGTCAAGATCAATCTTAAAGGTTTACTTTCAAAAAGTAAAAGAGGATTGAAAGCTTACATGACAATCAATCCGAATTATAGGCTGGGGAGAAAcatcttcccatttctttcttcagaaaaagaaaagcagtgagCCCACTAGTAGTATTAGGTCTGCTATTTTTAAAccaaatagaattttttaaaggagTGGAACAATTGAAATTCCACACATAAAGGTCCCCCAAACAGAGGTTGTGATTTTGCATTAACTTTATATGTAAACAAGCACATAAATcatttattgaaatgttttaGATAAGTGTTTATGCCCTTAATGTGATAATTGATTGGATTTTAAATTTcacaagaaaaatgtatttttattttcttaaagaagtgaaaagacaaatggAGAGTAGAGCTCATTTAGTCTGTGAATGTGCTTCTGGCTGAGGAGTGAGACTGGGGAAATGCTCTCCCCAAGGTCGCAATCATTTGCATCATTCTCTTTAAATAGACCTGCAGaagtaaataaaggaaatttactgTCAAAGATCCTTGAAATAGTCTATCTCAATGAACTGAAGACAGAGCCAGCCCCAGCAGAGGCTGACTTCTGTCAGCCCCTGAGTTTATGGAGTAAAAGATTCTCTGGCACTTACtattaacaaaaattttcctatgcTATCTCaggaaaagatacaaaaataaagcaacacTGAAGCCCTGGAAAATActggtgagatttttttttcctaaaagctaATTTTTCTATGGAGAAGTTGTATGGGAAGAAGGAattctttacatatattttcttttatatatacatacatataaattaatataacataaattaattataaattatataaatatatgcaaatataaattaaatatgtgtatgtattgTGTTCTGTTTTGTGCATTATACTTTTACTTTGATGCAGGAGTTACatccattgttattttttaaaacatttttattgtgaaatgtaacacatATGCTGAAAAGTGATAGATTCAAAGTATTTTTTCACAAGCAGTTATAGGTAAAACTTCAATATTTGGTATGCTTACAGTTTGACAATtgcaggtacttccttctagctgctctaatatttTAAGCACATGTAATATCTTTGAAAGAAACTATTCTCAGAAGTGAGGGgagaataaaattattaagaGGATGCTAAGGAGATAATAAAGTGTATCCATTCATGGCTATGAAATAGAATAGGCTGCGTGTGGATGAGACAATGCAATCGACAGCTTCATCATTTCACAGGGAAGTGAGGCAACACCAGATCTGGGAAGCCAGAAAGGGGAGGAAGGGGTCATCTGAGTTGGGTCATGATTCAAGGAGGAAACAGAGCAGCTCTAGCACCTTGTGGTGTGGACACTGGTGTCACAATTCACCAGTTCACCAAGACCAGGTTACTGGACCATGAAATTCAAACAACAAAAGTTACATTTGTGAAGTGGCTAAGATTTGAGCCTCTTTAAAATGAAGCTTGCTTTTAGtggtatttttctttaattctgaagAGAAAGCCAAAAACAATTCACCATGTAAAAGTAGAGGGATGTGCCTGAGCTCTAAATATGAATTAGCATTGTGTTATCATTATAGTTATTACTATTTTTCAATGCACTATAGAAGCCACACTGGTAGCTCCAGCCACTTTAATTTATAGACCTGAGGACACACAGCCACGGGTTCCTCACAGCTGAAAGGTGCAGGCTCAGCGTTGCTGCAAAGAGGTAGCTGAGTGCACAGAACTCAGTAACAGCTGTGGGCAGACATCTGACAGGGATGCTAAGGAGATGcacagacaaatgaaaaaaattcccattgattTTCTAAGATACTGCGCAATCATGGCCTATTGTGAAATTAGAGGAATCATTTACATCTATGATTGATTTGAGAAATCACCATGAAATTGCCTTTTATCAAAGCTCTTCCACAGACTAATTTCACCTAGACATTTGAGGGACACCACCAAGTGTACCTGAAATGCCACCTGTGGATTTTCTGAAACCCTCTTTTATCACGTCTCAGGGATGACCTCTTACAGTGATTTAATTCAtccaaaatgtgaaaattaatatAGCACAAAAGCAGAAGGATTAGCAATAAGAATGAAGGAGTGGTGAGGTTAAAGgataagattttccttctttctctaagTCGACAGAGAAATTATTGAAAGACCAAGACAAAGCAAATCCAGAAAGTCCTCAAACCATCACtgatttgaagatggagaaattaCCTAAGGCTTCACTTACCCATCTTCCAAATCAAATAgatcttgctttctctcctgctgCTTTTGTTTATTGCTTTACCTAATCTTAGCAGTACATAGTGATGAAAATTATATAACTATTACATGTTGATATGTATTTAGCATCATAGTATAAAAAACTCAGAATTGGAGAGATGATagtgaaataaaaattcttctgatgtctttacacttaaagtctattttgtctgatattagtatagctactctggtttcttttggttgcaacttgcatggaaaatcttttctcatcctttctttttcaatctatatgtatccttgtgtctaaaatgagtctcttgtaagcagcatataactgaattatatttcttaatccattctgccaatctgtatcttttaattggtaagtttagtctgttaacattcaattattactgaaaaggtttttcttgaatccaccatcttctcttttttattttatttgtcagatctatatattcttttccctctttctcttttttatcttttaagttgcTCCTATTggtactgttcaattctgtgacctcctccagatctccctcccctattttttttaactggcagaactccctttactatttcttgtagggacAGTCTCTTGtggacagattctttcaggatttgtttgtctgtgaaaattttaatctcgcCCTCaggtttgaaggacaatttggctgggaacagaattcctgtctggaagtctttctctttcaggatcttaaatatattataccactgtattctcacctccatggtgctgttgagtagtctgaactcagtcttatatggtttctctCGTTtatagcagattgtttttctctttccactttcagaattttctgcttctctacaTCATTTGACAGACTGAATGGTATGTGTCTTGGTTCTCCAGAACCTCAGATAGCTTCATCTACTTACCCCAAACTTTTGACAGacttttttaacatgaaaaagttagaataggcatatcccaaacactcctaaagagagggatagaaagaccaaaggtgatggtggagttatacagagaagataggatttaacaaaagaacatgattgctgaatcattagattgatatctcttttaccttcagtatcttagagcagctagaactaaaaacctaaaattgtggaattgtaacctatgccaaactctggaatatgtttcataactaattgtggtgctgtgttttgaaacttattgctgttttgtatatacattatttttcccaaaaatgaaaaactatgccaaactctggaatatgtttcataactaattgtggtgctgtgttttgaaacttattgctgttttgtatatacattatttttcccaaaaatgaaaaacaaagtcaattgtggtgataaaaaaattttatgccttcttgcctcctatattctggagcagctagaaggaaaaatctaagaagttcatatggtagcccatgacaaattctgggatctgtcctgtaactacttaatgaagagttttgaaaactgttgctcttttatttctttgctttgcatatattataTCATACAGTTAAAAAAGGTTTTTATAAAAACTTCTTCTGTTTCACAAATGGGCACAGAAGCACCATGAATTTTAATTATACAACCAAGGTTTACAGCCCAGTTAATCAAGTTTATATAATATTGATTCTCTTTTTACTGTACTACAGTACTTTCTAACAGTAAAAACTTGAAATCAAATCAGAGAGCATATTTAGATGAACCCAGAGATCTGAGTTTCACAGTAGGAGAACCTGCAAAAGTCCCACATATCAGCTCCTTGGTCCTCACTGATGAATGCACTGCTGAGGCATGGCTGTTCAGAAGGGGAAATGAgggcatatattttcttttctgcatcaaaaaaGGGTGAACATTTCCAGATGCAGAAATATTACCAAACCCCCAAATACACATTTGTTTCAAAATTAGGTTGAGAGTCTTATATAGAATGCAaactaaataaatgataaagcaaaACATTCATGGAGGGGGGAGCCTCAGGTGGGTGATGGAGAGGATTCATTTTCTCCCTCTGGACTTTGTTTCCTATCTGAAGTGAAGGAATTGCTTTTTGTATGGAGACAAGATAACCAGGATATTTGCACTTCAAATCCTTTGAGTATTTGTGCTGAGCAGCAGCAAGGACACATTTTCCATTATCAACTGCTCTGAATGTCtacattttctgaaagagaaataatGCTCTTGAtcctttcatgtttttatttcagaCAATTTAATTGCCACTTGGGAATTTTCCCTGCTGGACTatttccatggaaaaaataaacaatgtaacTGAGTTCATTTTCTTGGGCCTTTCTCAGAGCCCAGAGGTGACAAAAGTTTGTTttgtggtgttttctttcttctacacAGTCAGTCTTCTGGGAAACCTCTTCATCATGCTCACAGTTTGCACTGGCAACCTTTACAAATctcccatgtatttttttctcaattatttgtcttttgtggaCATTTGCTACTCTTCAGCAATAGCTCCCAAAATGATTACTGACCTGTTAGCCAAGACTAAAGCTGTTTCCTATGTGGGGTGTATGTTGCAACTCTTCTGGTCACATTTCTTTGGTTCTACTGAGATCTTCATTCTTACCATAATGGCCTATGATcgttatgtggccatctgcaaacCCCTACACTATATGACCATCATGGACCGGGACAGATGCAACATCATGTTGTTGGGGATCTGGATAGGTGGGTTCATACACTCCCTTCTCCAGGTGGCTGTGGTGGTCCAGCTGCCCTTTTGTGGACCCAATGAGATTGATCACTACTTTTGTGATGTCCACCCTGTGATGAAACTTGCCTGCAGTGACACATATATTGTTGGTGTTATCATGACAGTCAACAGTGGGACCATTGCTCTGGGGAGCTTTGTTATCTTGCTCATCTCTTACACAGTCATCCTGATATCCCTGAGAAAGCAGTCAGCAGATGGCAGGCGCAAAGCTCTGTCTACCTGTGGCTCCCACATTTGTGTGGTCATCATCTTTTTCGGTCCCTGTACTTTCATGTACATGCGCCCTGACACTACTTTTCCAGAGGATAAAATTGTGGCTGTCTTTTACACCATAATCACGCCCATGTTAAATCCCCTGATTTACACATTGAGAAATGCAGAAGTAAAGAATGCAATGAAGAAACTTTGCGGCAAGAAGATTTATTTGAGAGGTTAATAGCAAATAGTTGAAGTAATGATACTTTAAGCTGGATGGCCTTAAATTTTCTCATGCTTGGCAAACACATTGGCTCAAGGAAGACAATAATATAAACCTTACAAAGTTTGGGggaggaaaaattaaataataacatACTTTAGACTAATAATGTAGTGCTTCCGATAATGACTCTAAAATTGCTATTTTGCCTGACTGAGAAACTGTGTTTTCTTCAATATTTGAACACTTTATTGAATACAGTGAGCTATTTCTCACTGCTTTCTTGACTCACCTTAGCAGAGTTTCCATCTGTCAATTCCAGAGAGAGTGATTCTGGAGGAACAAATAGATGCCTTTCTTGTGTGAACTGATACTTGTTCATTGATATGTTTTTCCTTCACCATGAGCCACAACATGGGCTTTTATCTGGTAGCAGGTGAACATATATCTGATGACCCCTCCACCACTGTCCCATTGCCTTATCCATCGGTCAGATTATTCAGTTTCTGTGTACATATTTATGGTTCTGGTATGtgtacatgtgtttgtgtgtgtgtgtaaactttACACAAGGTAAAGGCAACACATAATTAAAGCTTAGGAAGTATTTGATGATGTTGCCACAACAACAGAATTAAAGATAAGAAAGCTCAAAAGTAGgaagagacttccggagaagatggcggcttagtaagacacgcggatcttagtttcttctccaggacagctactaggggagtagaaacgatacagaacagctcccaaagccacaacagagaaaaaaaagacagcgtaccccatcgtggaatggctggctggctgagagaagccgctcgggtgagatcaccgaggcgcgtgggcttcaccgggcagggcggcaagcggctggagtcactctgttcccccttcccgggccggctgggagaattggacaggcggtcccctgaaaccgtgttggctggtgcccacaccacg of the Tamandua tetradactyla isolate mTamTet1 chromosome 2, mTamTet1.pri, whole genome shotgun sequence genome contains:
- the LOC143655281 gene encoding olfactory receptor 4S2-like, whose protein sequence is MEKINNVTEFIFLGLSQSPEVTKVCFVVFSFFYTVSLLGNLFIMLTVCTGNLYKSPMYFFLNYLSFVDICYSSAIAPKMITDLLAKTKAVSYVGCMLQLFWSHFFGSTEIFILTIMAYDRYVAICKPLHYMTIMDRDRCNIMLLGIWIGGFIHSLLQVAVVVQLPFCGPNEIDHYFCDVHPVMKLACSDTYIVGVIMTVNSGTIALGSFVILLISYTVILISLRKQSADGRRKALSTCGSHICVVIIFFGPCTFMYMRPDTTFPEDKIVAVFYTIITPMLNPLIYTLRNAEVKNAMKKLCGKKIYLRG